One Bacteriovorax sp. PP10 DNA window includes the following coding sequences:
- a CDS encoding class I SAM-dependent rRNA methyltransferase, giving the protein MNKPIPKVNLHPASCKYLKLGHPWITDDSYTKKFPKDAFFLIGVDEKNRQDVALLINDPQHKTVKARLWSLDKAEWTLDFKQVLAARIKTAIDLRRPLMSERENIFLINGESDGLPGLLVQLLKNELMIQYYAMFWKDQEASLVELLKQNLPEIKDIWVQERNFDQAKAIRCLNVAKNSSEFTLKEFGLNYQIKINQHYDFGIYSDMSAIRKNMRPYLQNKKSLLNLFSYTGAFSVYCLGMDFDNVVSVDLSPKYLAWLDENLALNPQLKKDNHSSLCMPSERAMDKLINEKMKFEVIVCDPPSASSDGNKISSALKSYENLLPQMLELLDEEKGQIFAFLNTHTISWTKFEEKLKSIVDASKFKNKIIIGKRFKLSEDCVPLKGFHEGDYLKGFLIEFK; this is encoded by the coding sequence ATGAACAAACCAATACCTAAGGTCAATCTACACCCGGCCTCATGCAAATACTTGAAGCTTGGGCACCCGTGGATTACTGACGACAGTTACACAAAAAAATTCCCTAAAGATGCTTTCTTTTTAATCGGTGTCGATGAAAAGAATCGTCAGGATGTGGCCCTTTTAATTAATGATCCTCAACATAAGACGGTGAAGGCCAGACTATGGAGCTTGGATAAAGCTGAATGGACATTGGATTTTAAGCAGGTTTTAGCAGCAAGAATTAAAACGGCCATTGATTTAAGACGTCCACTTATGAGTGAGCGTGAAAATATCTTTTTGATCAACGGTGAAAGTGATGGTCTTCCGGGATTGTTAGTTCAGTTGTTGAAAAATGAATTGATGATTCAGTACTACGCAATGTTTTGGAAAGATCAGGAAGCAAGTCTGGTTGAACTTTTAAAACAGAACCTTCCAGAAATTAAAGATATCTGGGTACAAGAGAGAAACTTTGATCAGGCGAAAGCTATCAGATGTCTTAATGTAGCAAAAAATTCTTCTGAGTTTACTCTGAAAGAATTTGGACTTAACTACCAGATCAAAATTAATCAGCATTATGATTTTGGTATCTATAGTGACATGAGTGCCATTAGAAAAAATATGCGACCGTATCTACAGAATAAAAAAAGTCTCTTAAATCTCTTCAGCTACACTGGGGCCTTCTCAGTTTACTGCTTGGGTATGGATTTTGATAATGTGGTTTCGGTGGATCTCTCGCCAAAGTATTTAGCTTGGCTTGATGAGAACCTGGCCCTTAATCCGCAATTAAAAAAAGACAACCACTCTAGCCTTTGCATGCCAAGCGAGCGTGCGATGGATAAACTCATTAATGAGAAAATGAAATTTGAAGTGATCGTCTGCGATCCTCCAAGTGCTTCGAGTGATGGGAATAAAATTTCAAGTGCACTTAAGTCCTATGAAAATCTACTTCCGCAAATGCTGGAATTATTAGATGAAGAAAAAGGGCAGATTTTTGCTTTCTTAAACACTCACACTATCAGCTGGACGAAGTTTGAAGAAAAACTTAAAAGCATCGTCGATGCTTCTAAGTTTAAAAATAAAATTATTATTGGTAAGCGCTTTAAGCTCAGCGAAGATTGTGTGCCTCTTAAGGGTTTTCACGAAGGTGATTACTTAAAAGGCTTCCTCATCGAGTTTAAATAA
- the ettA gene encoding energy-dependent translational throttle protein EttA, whose protein sequence is MSYVNDKQIIYNMNKVGKVYKQKHVLKDIRLSYYYGAKIGVLGLNGSGKSTLLKIMAGLDTDHLGETTLSKGYTVGYLEQDPQLDPNKTVREVVQEGAQHVVDLLREFDEVNAAFGEEHTDAEMEKLYTKQADLQDKLDAANAWDLDSRLDLAMDSLNCPPADQKCGVLSGGEKRRVALCKLLLQEPDILLLDEPTNHLDAETVWWLERHLQSYKGTIIAVTHDRYFLDNVAGWILELDRGQGIPYEGNYSGWLEQKSKRLAQEEKTESKRQKSLKEELEWIRAAPKARQAKSKARIAEYEKRQQVQSESRNETNELFIPPGPRLGQKVVEFGDVAKAYGDRLLYEHLNFKLPPGGIVGVIGPNGAGKTTLFRMITGKEQPTKGTIDVGESVKLAYVDQDRSLDPDTTVLQAISGGLELLKLGGREVNARAYISRFNFNGEDQGKRIKELSGGEKNRVHLAAMLKEEGNVLLLDEPTNDLDVNTLRALEEALMEYAGCAVVISHDRFFLDRIATHMVAFEGDQVVFFDGNFSDYEEDKKKRLGDKALIPSKTSYKKLTRD, encoded by the coding sequence ATGTCATACGTGAACGATAAGCAAATTATTTATAATATGAATAAAGTCGGAAAAGTTTATAAACAAAAACATGTCTTAAAAGACATCCGCCTTTCATACTACTACGGTGCAAAGATTGGTGTTCTTGGTCTTAACGGATCAGGGAAGTCGACACTTTTAAAAATCATGGCAGGGCTTGATACAGACCACTTAGGTGAAACAACTTTATCGAAAGGCTACACAGTTGGATACCTTGAACAGGATCCTCAACTTGACCCGAATAAAACAGTAAGAGAAGTGGTTCAGGAAGGAGCACAACATGTTGTCGATCTTCTTCGTGAGTTCGATGAAGTCAACGCAGCTTTTGGTGAAGAGCATACTGATGCTGAGATGGAAAAACTTTATACAAAACAAGCTGACCTTCAGGATAAGCTTGATGCTGCCAATGCTTGGGATTTAGACTCTCGTCTTGATCTAGCAATGGATTCACTAAACTGTCCTCCTGCTGATCAAAAGTGTGGAGTTCTCTCAGGTGGGGAAAAGAGAAGGGTTGCTCTATGTAAACTTCTTCTTCAAGAGCCAGACATTCTTTTATTAGATGAGCCTACCAACCACCTTGATGCTGAAACTGTTTGGTGGTTAGAGAGACATTTACAAAGTTATAAAGGAACAATCATTGCCGTTACCCATGATAGATATTTCTTAGATAACGTTGCAGGTTGGATTCTTGAACTTGACCGCGGTCAAGGGATTCCATACGAAGGAAACTACTCTGGATGGCTTGAGCAAAAATCTAAACGTCTAGCTCAAGAAGAAAAGACTGAATCAAAAAGACAAAAGTCCCTTAAAGAAGAGTTGGAGTGGATCCGTGCTGCTCCTAAAGCTCGTCAGGCAAAATCAAAAGCGAGAATTGCAGAGTACGAAAAACGTCAGCAAGTTCAATCAGAATCGAGAAACGAGACGAACGAACTCTTCATTCCACCAGGGCCTCGTCTTGGTCAAAAAGTTGTTGAGTTTGGCGATGTCGCTAAAGCTTATGGCGATAGACTTTTATATGAACATTTAAATTTCAAACTTCCTCCTGGAGGAATTGTTGGTGTTATCGGGCCAAACGGTGCTGGTAAGACAACACTGTTCCGCATGATCACTGGAAAAGAGCAGCCTACAAAAGGAACAATTGATGTAGGTGAATCAGTTAAGCTTGCTTACGTTGACCAGGACAGATCTCTTGATCCTGACACAACAGTTCTTCAAGCTATTTCAGGTGGATTAGAGTTATTAAAACTTGGTGGCCGCGAAGTAAACGCTCGCGCTTACATTTCACGTTTCAACTTTAACGGTGAAGACCAAGGTAAACGCATTAAAGAATTATCTGGTGGTGAGAAAAACCGTGTTCACTTAGCAGCGATGCTAAAAGAAGAAGGAAACGTTTTACTTCTGGATGAGCCAACGAACGACCTTGACGTAAACACACTTCGTGCACTTGAAGAAGCTCTAATGGAGTACGCAGGTTGTGCCGTTGTTATTTCCCATGATCGTTTCTTCTTAGATAGAATTGCAACTCACATGGTAGCTTTCGAAGGTGACCAGGTTGTATTCTTCGACGGAAACTTCTCTGATTATGAAGAAGATAAGAAAAAACGTCTTGGTGATAAAGCTCTTATTCCAAGCAAAACTTCTTACAAAAAACTTACGAGAGATTAA
- a CDS encoding aspartate kinase, which yields MSKWIVAKFGGSSVKDAEAMLRVSNVVDANPDIRIVVISATQNTTNQLEFIARAASSGDSETLKSLILELTNRHTTIANELFSSEEVHSELKYLYDEVELIGETISNARMFTPKIMDQLYSVGERMSSLLVSDLIRLRMPDHKVTLLDARDVIKTNSEFQKAEPQIDLIAEKTRELIYPHLNKDSIIVTQGFIGKDLLGNTTTLGREGSDYSAALFGEAIDATLVQIWTDVAGIASSDPRLVKNAKFIATLSYDEATALATLGAKVLFPTTLLPTKRKDIPVFVGSSIHPEAGGTTVTKYQDGKFSLKAVTFLQKKEYGIVSFIGCHLDQSPHLVADLRSYLGESSFDFYDLTSVSVSFKIVNSDPTLALIKAHEILVTHY from the coding sequence ATGTCGAAATGGATCGTCGCTAAATTTGGTGGAAGTAGTGTTAAAGATGCCGAGGCCATGCTTCGTGTATCTAACGTGGTAGATGCAAACCCCGATATTAGAATCGTTGTTATCTCTGCCACTCAAAATACAACTAACCAGCTAGAGTTTATCGCTCGCGCCGCTTCTAGCGGCGATAGTGAGACCCTAAAATCATTGATTTTAGAACTCACTAATCGCCACACGACAATTGCAAACGAACTCTTCTCAAGTGAAGAGGTTCACTCAGAGCTAAAGTATTTGTACGATGAAGTAGAACTCATCGGAGAAACAATTTCGAATGCCCGCATGTTCACACCAAAAATTATGGACCAGCTCTATAGTGTTGGTGAGCGCATGTCTTCGCTTTTAGTTTCTGATTTGATTCGCCTGCGTATGCCAGATCACAAGGTCACGTTACTTGATGCCAGAGATGTTATTAAAACCAATTCTGAGTTTCAAAAAGCAGAACCACAAATTGATTTGATTGCTGAAAAAACGCGCGAATTAATCTATCCGCACTTAAATAAAGACTCAATTATCGTGACTCAAGGATTTATTGGGAAGGACCTTCTGGGCAATACAACAACCCTTGGAAGAGAAGGCTCTGATTACTCAGCAGCTCTTTTTGGAGAGGCCATTGATGCCACTTTAGTTCAAATCTGGACTGACGTTGCAGGGATCGCAAGTTCTGATCCACGTTTAGTTAAGAATGCAAAATTCATTGCGACTCTGTCGTATGATGAAGCCACTGCGCTTGCCACTCTTGGAGCGAAAGTTTTATTCCCGACAACTCTTCTGCCAACTAAAAGAAAAGATATCCCGGTTTTCGTTGGATCAAGTATTCACCCGGAAGCAGGTGGAACAACTGTGACAAAATACCAGGATGGAAAATTCTCTTTGAAAGCAGTCACTTTCTTACAAAAGAAAGAGTACGGCATAGTTTCTTTTATCGGATGCCACTTAGATCAATCTCCCCATTTAGTTGCTGATTTACGCTCTTATTTAGGTGAGTCTTCTTTTGATTTCTACGATCTGACTTCAGTTTCAGTAAGCTTTAAAATTGTGAACTCTGACCCGACACTTGCTCTGATCAAAGCTCACGAAATTTTAGTCACTCACTACTAA
- a CDS encoding CpaF/VirB11 family protein → MNNLLVDYQHDILILFKNHYRRMITKSVDVSFNEILEATMMDLNIKKSSSSDTVFLESWFNNVHHQIYFQNFTKNAFTEIIFHSHKSVQVIGLHEKHSFGLEDLSAEDFQLSLEVLALKNQVSWNFQEPFSSFNVRLNDLNLRATLIHFSTSSNAKSKAFLRSIPTNTPSIDLFKLEESPLEILKNIISEKKNVLISGGTGSGKTTLLRSLLALIPDEEHLIVLEDTYEILNHHPGQTSFLASKEQNNKSLKDYCAYSLRMSPDRLIVGEMRSTEVVPFLLAMNTGHKGLMSTIHASSAVDALSRISLLFSLFSESNDISFALVTKLVCKNVDYVIHMEHKKIIEICRVIGSDAETPFYERLYSA, encoded by the coding sequence ATGAATAACCTATTAGTTGATTATCAACACGACATTCTCATTTTATTTAAGAATCATTACCGCAGAATGATTACTAAAAGTGTCGACGTGTCGTTTAATGAAATTCTTGAAGCGACCATGATGGATTTAAATATTAAAAAATCATCTTCGAGTGATACAGTTTTCCTCGAATCGTGGTTTAACAATGTTCATCACCAGATTTATTTTCAAAACTTTACGAAAAATGCTTTTACCGAAATTATTTTTCACTCTCACAAAAGTGTTCAGGTGATTGGTTTGCATGAAAAACATAGTTTTGGTCTTGAAGATTTAAGTGCGGAAGATTTTCAACTGAGTCTTGAAGTTTTAGCTCTTAAAAATCAGGTGAGCTGGAATTTTCAGGAACCGTTTTCGAGTTTTAATGTTCGTTTAAATGATTTAAATTTAAGAGCAACGTTGATTCACTTTTCCACATCATCGAATGCGAAGTCAAAAGCATTCCTTCGCTCCATTCCAACCAATACTCCTTCAATTGATTTATTTAAGCTGGAAGAATCCCCTCTTGAGATCTTAAAGAATATTATTTCTGAAAAAAAGAACGTGCTTATTTCCGGTGGAACTGGTTCGGGGAAAACGACATTGCTTAGAAGTTTGCTGGCCCTCATCCCGGATGAAGAACACTTAATCGTTCTGGAAGACACTTATGAAATTTTAAATCATCATCCAGGACAGACATCTTTTCTTGCCAGTAAAGAACAAAATAATAAATCACTCAAGGACTATTGTGCTTATTCTCTCAGGATGAGTCCTGACAGATTGATTGTGGGAGAAATGAGATCAACTGAAGTGGTGCCTTTCCTTCTGGCCATGAACACCGGCCATAAGGGGCTTATGAGCACCATTCACGCCAGTTCAGCGGTCGATGCCTTATCTCGTATCTCACTTTTATTTTCACTGTTTTCTGAGTCTAACGACATCTCGTTTGCTCTGGTGACAAAACTCGTTTGTAAGAACGTCGACTACGTCATTCATATGGAACACAAAAAGATTATTGAAATATGCAGAGTCATCGGCTCAGACGCCGAGACTCCGTTTTATGAAAGATTGTATAGTGCTTAG
- a CDS encoding pilus assembly protein N-terminal domain-containing protein, producing the protein MKILKTRKTKQADRNRSCGLVLNYFVAVALGAVAASKWIANLGVVPLFLLAAFLFAPAFFIFLNLLFDVTHVLETIGKLLYNRDYNRRINTNILPNLKNTNFKLSFLPIPSQCVKGIFGFTLLNLLLTGATLQAEDYILSRGQSMTLKLPDMVRFNVGNKEVLTYKLNESNKTLLIRGTSLGASEILVWTKGQPAPVEHQIFVISKIQEAKFLHLAQVLGGLGLETKVRLPNLQVSGEITSLKQYLQYKKIQNQNADIILDEATLKGDLKREILAEVFQLFFNDYKDSLQCQVHFSELTCLYPANEAPSESLKKHLSEKYRVIFIEHNNQKLRSNYSFKLKLIQLEQMDGEELRLGLEQLSASLGDLLTIPLNKIVEKNAVLLAQKKVQMNTLAEPVGLIRPMSPAEFQIGADVPYVTTGKDGYVTQTQWQFAGLRVKITLENMGEKVKLTYETELTKPSNDTNGSISGNKEKSSIVIDLSTPTQIFQISLKTEAKGVDQMPFLNRIPLLGELFKSKSTQNNYKMITGIIEVKNHE; encoded by the coding sequence ATGAAAATTTTAAAGACGAGAAAAACGAAGCAAGCTGACCGCAACCGAAGTTGCGGTCTAGTACTAAACTATTTTGTAGCAGTTGCTTTAGGAGCAGTAGCAGCGTCTAAATGGATAGCAAACTTAGGCGTAGTTCCTTTGTTTCTGTTAGCAGCTTTTCTCTTTGCACCAGCATTCTTCATTTTTCTTAATCTTCTGTTTGACGTTACACATGTTCTTGAAACCATCGGAAAACTCCTCTATAACCGCGACTATAACCGCAGGATCAACACTAATATTTTACCAAATTTAAAAAATACGAACTTTAAGTTGTCTTTTTTACCGATTCCCAGTCAATGTGTCAAAGGAATCTTTGGTTTTACCCTCTTAAATCTACTGCTTACTGGGGCAACGCTTCAGGCGGAAGACTATATATTATCCCGCGGTCAGTCCATGACTTTAAAGCTCCCGGACATGGTGAGATTTAATGTCGGCAACAAAGAAGTCCTCACATATAAGCTAAATGAAAGTAATAAGACCCTTTTAATACGCGGGACTAGTCTTGGGGCCAGCGAAATCCTGGTCTGGACCAAAGGGCAACCAGCACCGGTTGAGCACCAGATCTTCGTTATTTCTAAAATCCAGGAAGCGAAATTCTTACACCTTGCACAAGTCTTAGGTGGACTTGGTTTAGAAACAAAAGTCCGTCTTCCCAATCTTCAAGTCAGCGGTGAAATCACCTCACTTAAACAATATTTACAGTATAAAAAGATTCAGAATCAAAATGCGGACATCATTTTGGATGAAGCGACTTTAAAAGGTGATTTAAAAAGAGAGATCCTGGCCGAAGTGTTTCAGCTCTTTTTTAACGACTATAAAGACTCCCTTCAATGCCAGGTGCATTTTTCTGAACTCACTTGTCTATATCCGGCCAACGAAGCTCCGAGTGAATCTCTTAAAAAACATTTAAGCGAAAAATACCGAGTGATCTTTATTGAGCACAATAATCAAAAACTCAGATCGAATTATTCTTTTAAATTAAAACTTATTCAACTTGAACAAATGGATGGTGAAGAACTTCGTTTGGGACTTGAGCAGTTAAGTGCGAGTCTTGGTGATTTACTTACTATCCCTCTTAATAAGATTGTCGAAAAAAATGCGGTTTTGCTTGCTCAGAAAAAAGTTCAGATGAATACACTTGCTGAACCAGTGGGATTGATTCGTCCGATGAGTCCTGCTGAGTTTCAAATCGGGGCCGACGTTCCTTATGTGACTACAGGGAAAGATGGTTACGTGACTCAGACTCAGTGGCAGTTTGCGGGATTGCGAGTGAAAATTACGCTGGAGAATATGGGAGAAAAAGTCAAACTCACTTATGAAACAGAATTAACCAAACCTTCAAATGATACCAATGGATCGATCAGTGGAAATAAAGAAAAATCATCTATCGTTATTGATTTGAGTACGCCGACTCAGATCTTTCAGATTTCACTTAAGACAGAGGCCAAGGGCGTGGATCAAATGCCGTTTTTAAATCGCATCCCACTTTTAGGAGAGCTGTTTAAATCTAAGAGTACGCAGAACAATTATAAAATGATTACGGGAATTATTGAGGTAAAAAACCATGAATAA
- a CDS encoding SPOR domain-containing protein — protein MDSKTKLYVFAKKEVALIFIFMILIAVTSFVLGVKIGKNYSMEMAGITPEDQKKVVELLSNKEEELSRIKANPESSTVESSDIEHKLQEKISEEFGGAGKPAAATDAHGANMSHEATPATAATVKDALSGKFTIQLGSHRTLKEAESFAEGFRARGYNPIINQIEIKGKGTWYRVSLEAFNSAEEAKAYVGREKSLFVGQDYTIIKMP, from the coding sequence ATGGATTCAAAAACAAAACTGTATGTCTTTGCTAAAAAAGAAGTAGCGCTTATTTTCATTTTCATGATTTTAATCGCCGTCACCTCATTTGTTTTAGGGGTGAAAATTGGAAAAAACTATTCGATGGAAATGGCGGGGATTACACCTGAAGACCAGAAGAAAGTTGTAGAGCTTTTATCTAATAAAGAAGAAGAACTCTCACGCATTAAAGCGAATCCAGAATCAAGTACAGTTGAGAGCTCAGATATCGAGCACAAACTTCAAGAAAAAATCAGTGAAGAGTTTGGTGGAGCAGGTAAGCCTGCTGCTGCGACAGATGCTCACGGTGCAAATATGAGTCACGAAGCAACTCCGGCAACAGCAGCGACAGTTAAAGATGCACTAAGTGGAAAATTCACAATTCAATTGGGAAGTCACAGAACACTTAAAGAAGCAGAAAGTTTCGCAGAAGGTTTCAGAGCACGCGGATACAACCCCATCATTAATCAAATTGAGATTAAAGGAAAAGGGACTTGGTACCGTGTAAGTCTTGAAGCATTTAACAGTGCGGAAGAAGCAAAAGCTTACGTAGGAAGAGAGAAATCTCTTTTCGTGGGACAAGACTACACAATCATCAAAATGCCATAG
- a CDS encoding mannose-1-phosphate guanylyltransferase, whose product MKKKSYELYALIMAGGKGTRFWPESISKKPKQYLSLTSEKSLLEETLERFDRFIPKEKRFVVTVKEQEKLCKASSKGKINSNGIIFEPTGRNTAPCILMSLASLLQKGLSEDDVITIVPSDHVILNKKGFHSTIKKAADFAHKNQQIVTIGITPNFPHTGFGYIQKGKLLNEEAFKVSRFKEKPHFELATEYVKSGQYLWNAGMFVAPIRVFLEEFAEHAPLMFKHFEALMDTVKNPVKLKKVYEKLPSDSIDYAIMEKSDRIAVMPANFDWNDLGSWDALSTVMEETHGNTVVKSDGEFFLNSADNVVFAPDKFVALINMDKHIVVVNDKVVMVAPVADAQEIKKIVEHLKKARPDLL is encoded by the coding sequence ATGAAAAAAAAATCTTACGAGTTATACGCTCTTATTATGGCCGGTGGAAAAGGCACGCGCTTTTGGCCCGAGTCTATTTCTAAAAAACCAAAACAATACTTAAGTCTTACGAGTGAGAAAAGTCTTTTAGAGGAAACTTTAGAGAGATTTGACCGCTTTATTCCTAAGGAAAAAAGATTTGTTGTAACGGTTAAAGAACAAGAGAAGCTTTGTAAGGCATCTAGTAAAGGCAAGATCAATTCAAACGGGATTATCTTTGAGCCGACTGGAAGAAACACGGCACCTTGTATTTTAATGTCGCTAGCAAGCCTTTTACAAAAAGGGTTGAGTGAAGATGATGTTATTACCATCGTTCCTTCTGACCATGTTATTTTAAATAAAAAAGGATTCCATTCAACGATTAAAAAAGCAGCTGACTTCGCTCACAAGAATCAGCAGATCGTAACGATTGGAATTACACCGAACTTTCCTCATACGGGGTTTGGGTATATTCAAAAAGGGAAACTTCTTAATGAAGAAGCTTTCAAAGTGTCGCGCTTTAAAGAAAAGCCGCATTTTGAATTAGCGACTGAGTATGTGAAGAGTGGACAGTACTTGTGGAATGCAGGGATGTTCGTTGCTCCGATTAGAGTTTTCTTAGAAGAGTTTGCAGAACATGCGCCTTTAATGTTTAAGCATTTTGAAGCGCTGATGGACACTGTAAAAAATCCTGTGAAATTAAAGAAAGTTTACGAGAAGCTTCCGAGTGATTCGATTGATTATGCCATCATGGAAAAATCAGATCGTATCGCGGTTATGCCAGCTAACTTTGACTGGAATGACTTAGGGTCTTGGGATGCACTTTCAACGGTTATGGAAGAGACTCACGGGAATACTGTGGTTAAATCTGACGGAGAGTTCTTCTTGAATTCTGCGGATAACGTAGTGTTTGCACCAGATAAGTTTGTTGCTCTAATCAACATGGATAAACACATTGTGGTTGTGAACGATAAAGTTGTGATGGTGGCGCCGGTTGCTGATGCTCAGGAGATTAAGAAGATCGTTGAGCATTTAAAGAAGGCGAGACCGGATCTGCTCTAG
- a CDS encoding GNAT family N-acetyltransferase — MKKTEKVKRMLIQISFDDPVSKKHFSEAGELTYLELVGETKKGLKALESVSLKGTGLRLEKLQKKDIKKLAKFDRESHLVDKSSRMRKIFMKPDAEKMLIKFYNALLRNKGCIVVKEGNTPAGSIGFFVDKKNKYGLVASIYVGNDFKGRGISKLLYKSLLMEFSKKKLAYYIGSTTTQNVLGSAKTMGRLEFKSAYISKI; from the coding sequence ATGAAAAAAACTGAAAAAGTGAAAAGAATGCTTATTCAGATAAGTTTTGATGATCCTGTCTCTAAAAAGCATTTTTCAGAAGCTGGTGAACTGACTTATTTAGAATTGGTAGGAGAGACTAAAAAAGGGCTAAAAGCGCTCGAGTCTGTTTCTTTAAAAGGGACTGGGTTACGTTTAGAAAAGTTGCAAAAAAAGGATATTAAAAAGCTGGCAAAATTTGATAGAGAGTCTCATCTGGTAGACAAAAGTAGCAGGATGAGAAAAATCTTTATGAAACCAGATGCAGAAAAAATGCTTATTAAATTTTATAATGCTCTTTTAAGAAATAAAGGATGCATTGTGGTTAAGGAAGGTAATACACCTGCAGGTTCTATTGGCTTTTTTGTGGACAAGAAAAACAAGTATGGATTAGTTGCTTCTATTTATGTGGGGAATGATTTTAAAGGTCGAGGCATAAGTAAGCTTCTCTATAAAAGCTTATTAATGGAGTTTTCTAAAAAGAAACTTGCTTATTATATTGGATCAACGACAACACAGAATGTACTTGGGTCTGCTAAAACAATGGGAAGATTAGAATTTAAAAGCGCTTATATTTCTAAAATCTAA
- the purE gene encoding 5-(carboxyamino)imidazole ribonucleotide mutase, translating to MKKSKSNKPVVAVIMGSQSDWPTMKEACDVLTAFKIPFEKQILSAHRTPDEMRSFAIGARTAGIKIIIAGAGGAAHLPGMTAAYTTLPVIGVPIQSKALNGIDSLYSIVQMPKGIPVATVAIGNASNAGLLAVQMLSVSDDDLHEKIETFRARQNQDVKESNKVLKKVK from the coding sequence ATGAAAAAAAGCAAATCAAATAAGCCTGTTGTTGCCGTCATTATGGGAAGTCAATCAGACTGGCCGACAATGAAAGAAGCTTGTGATGTCTTAACTGCTTTTAAAATTCCTTTTGAAAAACAAATCTTATCAGCTCACAGAACACCTGACGAAATGAGAAGTTTCGCTATCGGTGCCCGTACAGCTGGAATTAAAATTATTATTGCTGGCGCTGGAGGCGCAGCTCACCTTCCAGGAATGACTGCTGCTTATACAACTCTTCCTGTAATAGGTGTGCCGATTCAATCAAAAGCACTCAATGGTATTGATAGTCTTTATTCAATCGTTCAAATGCCAAAAGGTATTCCTGTGGCGACAGTGGCGATTGGAAACGCCAGCAACGCTGGTCTTCTCGCTGTGCAAATGCTTTCAGTGAGTGATGATGATCTACATGAAAAAATTGAAACATTCCGTGCAAGACAGAATCAAGATGTTAAAGAATCAAATAAAGTTTTGAAGAAAGTGAAGTAA